In Saprospiraceae bacterium, a genomic segment contains:
- a CDS encoding T9SS type A sorting domain-containing protein, translated as MKNPLSRKWYLLSSIVIGVFLLSNSGNPPDGNTGAPFDGICSNCHGGGSFQGNVTIDGIPSMIDPNTTYPVTVTIDVTSGSPSRAGFQLVAVNQSNQNVGNLSSVNGETGTSFSGGREYIDQRGAKTISGNTVSWDIEWRSPNGPNGTTVNFYFAGNMVNNNNSSSGDAVINSVFSGTIVGGGDPLIASISSKTNVSCFGEADGTATANATGGNPPYTYEWSNGSTDNPVTGLSAGNYIVTVTDNASSTATASTNITQPTLLTSIAQVTKHVTCPGGRDGSVMVNAFGGTPPYTFVYSSGSSNNLSAGMYGYTVSDSKNCQSSGNFEILQPENYTIEELQFKNPFCPNDSSGAIQVLVSGATPPYKYKWSSGETTANILNKPVGSYTITITDSKNCGTFKSYLLSSTDTIAPMLVGKNGTVYLNQAGIAVIQAKDYINILIDNCDSLPSLEINLDSLNCLNVGTRDYYLTAEDKFGNKSYDTIQITINDTIKPVINHWADTSFSYCNIMVPAFNANDACGILKFEQTGGPKAGEIFPIGLSVLTYRAEDANNNFTTAEVKVNISNPIQLSLDTSYFEKCYGDHASFTLSIKNTNHSRLLFIEQADTLQILSDTILTVVTDRPDSLKILILDTTNCQLKLDTGLVYPDSLFAIDSVIITDRIEIQAGSITMYPNNYDSIEIIDVQGNIVNKSGKDLDAGVYYVKVYFEGCIYIYGPYAIKLIIADDKSYINPVVIKPNPFTSVISISGFINGEKHDIELYNFQGNKILNYQSQDIGARLDFSEIASGPYYLLIKTGNSVQSFKIFKL; from the coding sequence ATGAAAAATCCACTTTCACGGAAATGGTATTTACTTTCCAGCATCGTAATAGGCGTATTTCTTTTATCAAATTCCGGTAATCCGCCGGATGGCAATACCGGAGCCCCTTTTGATGGCATTTGCTCAAATTGTCATGGTGGCGGAAGTTTTCAGGGCAATGTTACAATTGATGGCATTCCAAGCATGATTGATCCTAATACGACGTATCCGGTTACCGTAACGATTGATGTGACCAGTGGCTCTCCATCAAGAGCTGGTTTTCAGCTTGTTGCAGTGAATCAATCCAATCAGAATGTGGGCAATCTAAGCAGCGTAAACGGTGAAACAGGAACTTCTTTCTCAGGGGGAAGAGAGTATATTGACCAAAGAGGCGCTAAGACTATATCCGGCAATACCGTCAGCTGGGATATTGAATGGAGATCTCCTAATGGACCAAATGGTACAACTGTAAATTTTTATTTTGCAGGAAACATGGTAAATAATAATAACTCATCTAGTGGAGATGCTGTCATTAATTCTGTTTTCTCGGGAACAATTGTTGGAGGTGGGGATCCTTTGATCGCTTCTATAAGCTCTAAAACAAATGTGAGTTGTTTTGGAGAAGCTGATGGCACAGCAACAGCCAATGCCACAGGTGGTAATCCTCCATATACCTATGAATGGTCTAATGGTAGCACCGACAATCCCGTAACAGGACTTTCAGCAGGCAACTATATCGTTACTGTGACCGACAATGCCTCCAGCACAGCAACTGCAAGCACCAACATTACCCAACCTACCCTACTAACAAGTATTGCACAGGTCACCAAACATGTGACTTGCCCCGGAGGTAGAGATGGCAGTGTTATGGTCAACGCATTCGGTGGTACCCCACCCTATACTTTTGTCTACTCCTCTGGTTCTTCGAATAATTTAAGTGCCGGCATGTATGGATACACTGTTTCCGATTCTAAAAATTGCCAAAGCAGTGGCAACTTTGAGATTCTGCAACCTGAAAATTATACCATTGAAGAATTACAGTTTAAAAATCCCTTTTGCCCGAACGATTCTTCGGGCGCCATACAAGTGTTAGTTTCTGGTGCAACTCCACCTTATAAATACAAATGGAGCTCCGGCGAAACAACAGCAAATATTTTAAATAAACCTGTGGGAAGTTATACCATAACTATAACTGATTCCAAAAATTGTGGCACTTTCAAATCATATTTGCTCAGCAGTACAGATACTATTGCACCCATGCTTGTCGGAAAAAACGGAACGGTCTATTTGAATCAAGCAGGAATTGCAGTTATTCAAGCGAAAGATTATATAAATATTTTAATCGATAATTGCGATTCTTTGCCAAGCTTAGAAATTAATTTAGACAGTTTGAATTGCTTGAATGTGGGAACAAGAGATTATTATTTAACTGCAGAGGATAAATTTGGAAATAAATCTTATGACACTATTCAAATAACGATCAACGATACGATTAAACCTGTAATCAATCATTGGGCTGATACTTCATTCAGTTATTGTAATATTATGGTACCCGCATTTAATGCAAATGATGCTTGCGGAATCCTTAAATTTGAACAGACTGGAGGACCTAAAGCTGGTGAAATATTTCCAATAGGCCTCAGTGTCCTGACGTATCGTGCCGAAGATGCTAACAATAATTTTACGACAGCTGAAGTAAAAGTAAATATCAGCAATCCCATCCAACTAAGTCTTGATACAAGTTATTTCGAAAAATGTTATGGTGACCATGCATCATTTACGCTTTCCATTAAAAATACCAACCATTCGCGCTTACTTTTTATTGAACAAGCCGATACGTTACAAATTTTATCAGATACTATTTTGACTGTTGTCACAGACAGACCAGATTCCCTTAAGATATTGATATTGGATACAACAAATTGCCAACTTAAACTTGATACAGGCCTCGTTTATCCGGATAGTTTGTTTGCCATCGATTCTGTTATTATAACAGATCGAATAGAAATTCAGGCCGGCAGTATAACGATGTATCCAAACAACTATGATTCGATTGAAATTATTGATGTACAAGGCAATATTGTAAACAAATCAGGTAAAGATTTAGATGCCGGTGTTTATTATGTAAAAGTCTACTTCGAAGGATGCATATATATCTATGGACCTTATGCGATTAAACTGATCATTGCAGATGATAAATCTTATATAAATCCTGTGGTTATAAAACCAAATCCATTCACTTCAGTGATCAGCATTAGCGGATTCATCAATGGTGAGAAACATGATATTGAACTTTACAATTTTCAGGGAAATAAGATCCTGAATTATCAAAGTCAGGATATTGGTGCAAGATTGGACTTCAGTGAAATTGCATCGGGACCATATTATTTACTCATCAAAACCGGTAACTCGGTGCAAAGTTTTAAGATATTTAAACTGTGA